The following coding sequences lie in one Polluticoccus soli genomic window:
- a CDS encoding YceI family protein, translating to MLRQILTLIMVIIPSLSIAQLYEINIASVSFNSSAPKELIHASTDKLKGYIDPQKKIFAFKLDIASFNGFNSPLQREHFNENYMESILYPQAVYVGKIIEDVDLTKDGVYKVRAKGKLTIHGVEQERIINSLVETQGGKMVITSDFIVPLADHNIKIPRIVYEKLASDINVTVKATLVPKDVKR from the coding sequence ATGCTCAGGCAGATATTGACACTTATAATGGTGATAATTCCCTCATTATCAATAGCTCAACTATATGAGATTAACATAGCGTCTGTCAGTTTTAATTCAAGCGCTCCCAAAGAACTCATCCATGCGTCGACTGATAAATTGAAAGGTTATATAGACCCGCAGAAAAAAATATTTGCCTTTAAGCTCGACATTGCAAGTTTCAATGGTTTTAACTCGCCGCTTCAGCGCGAACACTTCAATGAAAATTACATGGAGAGTATTCTTTACCCCCAGGCCGTGTATGTGGGTAAGATCATTGAAGATGTAGACCTGACTAAGGATGGCGTGTATAAAGTCAGAGCTAAAGGCAAGCTGACTATACATGGTGTAGAACAGGAACGTATCATTAATTCTCTTGTTGAGACCCAAGGCGGCAAAATGGTTATTACTTCGGATTTTATAGTGCCGCTGGCCGATCACAACATTAAGATCCCCCGCATTGTTTATGAAAAACTCGCGTCGGACATAAATGTTACGGTGAAGGCCACGCTTGTTCCCAAAGACGTTAAACGCTAA
- a CDS encoding sensor histidine kinase → MRAGLLIIFSLVALVLRAQKPFMQDAWLNEQNIPVKVNAIARDGKGYHWLATDAGLCRFNGRSFVLLQDSVHKPATALTVLRGVVFVGYSDGSIGHVNDENTVVRVRPKNAAPSSSITSLHSFGGVLWICTEGEGIFIVVNGNSLVLNTTSGLSDNFVYTLALLPDNHLLAGTDKGINELWLREGKLQVRNYTMAQGLPDNIVRVIKPIAGTGLYWCGMQQAGLVLFDGSSRKIIQPHVEQGWQWGQVNDILPVDSTRAWVVTEEGYLLETSFNHATHQLDVVASHMPGKRLKGLLIGRSGVIRIATNTGLTLVSGEYMRYIDMPADYKLGDIQAMTCDKQNNLWYASGSKLYTMPLGNAQSPHLVAQLPGNITCLYADKDNRVWIGTFGNGVWYYDADNGLVAVKGIVPLQNESVLDIAGTSDRLWVAGLNGVEEIYYSGIDPRHLELLRQHNKNSGVGSDYIYQLYPDSKGRVWMATDGAGVCMYNEGRYARWDSTSGMTSKVVYSVVEDAFGNIWAATLTDGLYRFDGDKWISMRGLGMQDANVSTIAANASGQVVVVNAKGVDIWYPQSGLFRNYPHKTFGIDSASSVLKLSARDSHGNVYIPFEDGFIVFKNVDKRYDIRPAITISSTSVFFEPVPSGTKDFKHDQNHISFRFEGINFANPERLHYRYKLEGYNDRWIVTNDESVTFPQLPDGDYTFRVQASLNDMFHKASEARYSFTIARPFWKHAWFIMLVTFFIGGLTVVYVRLRESNLRKVSSLQRERMMFEYEHLKSQVNPHFLFNSLNTLASLIEEDRNAAVDYTTHLSDLYRNMLSFRDKDLISLEEEWEILENYLFIQKSRFGEALRVHFNVSDDIRKERKIVPLALQLLVENAIKHNIVSMLKPLDIVIETIEDSLVVKNSYQPKLSKEKGAGLGLINIKKRYALLSKKHTRFGIRNNEYVVTLPLL, encoded by the coding sequence ATGCGCGCAGGCTTACTGATAATTTTTTCTTTAGTTGCACTGGTACTTAGGGCGCAAAAGCCCTTCATGCAGGATGCATGGCTAAATGAACAAAACATTCCCGTCAAAGTAAACGCGATCGCCAGGGATGGTAAAGGGTATCATTGGCTGGCAACAGATGCAGGTTTGTGCCGTTTCAATGGCCGCAGTTTTGTTTTGTTACAGGATAGTGTCCATAAACCGGCCACTGCACTAACTGTACTCAGGGGTGTGGTGTTTGTTGGTTATAGTGATGGCAGCATCGGACATGTAAATGACGAGAATACTGTAGTACGTGTACGTCCTAAAAATGCGGCACCATCTTCGTCTATCACTTCGCTTCACTCTTTTGGCGGCGTGCTGTGGATATGTACAGAAGGTGAGGGCATATTCATTGTGGTAAACGGAAACAGCCTGGTGTTAAATACGACATCGGGGTTGTCTGATAATTTTGTGTACACGCTTGCGCTACTTCCAGATAATCACTTGCTGGCTGGCACCGACAAAGGGATAAACGAACTATGGCTGCGAGAAGGAAAGCTCCAGGTGCGCAATTATACCATGGCACAAGGTCTGCCAGATAATATTGTCAGGGTGATAAAACCGATAGCAGGCACTGGGCTTTATTGGTGTGGTATGCAACAGGCCGGCCTTGTTTTGTTTGATGGTAGCTCACGTAAGATCATTCAGCCGCATGTGGAACAGGGCTGGCAATGGGGGCAGGTTAACGATATCCTTCCAGTTGATAGCACGCGGGCCTGGGTGGTTACCGAAGAAGGTTATCTTCTGGAGACTAGTTTTAATCATGCTACTCATCAGCTCGATGTTGTTGCATCTCATATGCCGGGCAAGAGGCTAAAGGGGTTATTGATAGGCAGGTCGGGCGTCATCAGGATTGCCACCAATACAGGGTTGACGTTGGTGAGCGGCGAGTATATGCGCTACATTGATATGCCTGCAGACTACAAGCTGGGCGATATCCAGGCAATGACATGCGATAAGCAAAACAACTTGTGGTATGCGTCCGGATCTAAATTGTATACCATGCCCCTGGGCAACGCACAGTCTCCGCACCTTGTTGCTCAGCTGCCCGGAAACATTACCTGTTTGTATGCCGATAAAGACAACCGTGTTTGGATCGGTACGTTTGGCAATGGCGTGTGGTATTATGATGCCGACAATGGTTTGGTTGCAGTGAAAGGAATTGTGCCTTTACAGAATGAAAGTGTACTAGATATTGCCGGTACATCTGACAGGCTTTGGGTAGCGGGTCTCAACGGCGTTGAAGAAATTTATTATTCCGGCATTGACCCCAGGCACCTGGAGTTGCTGCGGCAACATAACAAGAACTCGGGTGTTGGCAGCGATTACATCTACCAGCTTTATCCCGATAGTAAAGGTCGGGTATGGATGGCTACCGATGGGGCGGGAGTTTGCATGTATAACGAAGGACGATATGCCAGGTGGGATTCCACCTCCGGTATGACGAGCAAGGTAGTATATTCAGTAGTTGAAGACGCTTTTGGGAATATATGGGCGGCTACGCTTACTGATGGTCTTTACCGCTTTGATGGCGACAAATGGATATCGATGCGTGGACTGGGAATGCAGGACGCAAATGTTTCGACAATAGCTGCCAATGCATCGGGCCAGGTGGTTGTTGTTAACGCAAAGGGCGTAGATATCTGGTATCCGCAAAGCGGTTTATTCCGTAACTACCCACATAAAACGTTTGGGATAGATAGTGCATCGTCGGTACTGAAATTATCGGCAAGGGATTCTCATGGCAATGTGTACATACCGTTTGAAGATGGTTTTATTGTTTTTAAGAATGTGGACAAGCGTTATGATATCAGGCCTGCAATTACCATCTCATCTACAAGTGTATTCTTTGAGCCTGTGCCATCCGGTACCAAGGATTTTAAGCATGACCAGAACCATATTAGCTTTCGTTTTGAAGGCATCAACTTTGCAAACCCCGAACGCCTGCATTACCGATATAAGCTGGAAGGCTATAACGATCGCTGGATAGTGACGAATGATGAATCCGTCACATTCCCGCAATTGCCAGACGGCGATTATACGTTCAGGGTACAGGCTTCGCTCAATGACATGTTCCATAAAGCGAGTGAAGCAAGGTATTCGTTCACAATAGCAAGGCCATTTTGGAAGCACGCATGGTTTATCATGCTGGTGACATTTTTTATAGGCGGTCTTACTGTGGTGTATGTACGACTTCGCGAAAGCAATCTGCGAAAAGTTTCGTCGCTGCAACGCGAGCGGATGATGTTTGAATATGAGCATCTGAAAAGTCAGGTCAATCCGCACTTCCTGTTCAATAGCTTGAACACGCTCGCCAGCCTTATAGAAGAAGATAGAAATGCTGCGGTTGATTACACTACACACCTTTCCGATCTCTATCGAAACATGTTGTCGTTTAGAGATAAGGATCTTATATCGCTGGAAGAAGAATGGGAAATATTGGAGAACTACCTGTTCATTCAGAAAAGCCGCTTTGGCGAGGCTCTGCGTGTGCACTTCAATGTATCCGACGATATTAGGAAGGAACGAAAGATCGTACCTCTTGCACTACAACTGCTGGTTGAAAATGCTATCAAGCACAATATTGTTTCCATGCTAAAGCCACTCGATATAGTTATTGAGACAATTGAAGATTCGCTGGTTGTAAAAAACAGTTATCAGCCTAAGCTGAGTAAAGAAAAAGGGGCGGGCCTTGGGCTCATCAACATTAAAAAGCGTTATGCCTTGCTTTCAAAAAAGCATACTAGATTTGGTATCCGCAATAACGAATATGTTGTAACATTGCCACTGTTATGA
- a CDS encoding LytR/AlgR family response regulator transcription factor yields the protein MRIAIIEDEMPAYRRLSKLVEETIAGANIVAHHDSVQAAKPWFEQNPEVDLVFLDIHLADGSAFDLLKMVKINAPIVFTTAYDQYALEAFKSSSVGYLLKPVKKEELKSALEKLDEFKKMFSKAEEKLLQTFSQAEYKKRFVIRFGEHIKTLNVEDIAYCYSENKATYARTFEGRTFPMDHNLDALEHMLDPQVFFRINRQYLINLKSIDEMKTYSKARVIVTLKPTVKEQPIVSSERAADFKQWLAGEL from the coding sequence ATGAGAATCGCCATCATAGAAGACGAAATGCCCGCCTACCGCCGCCTTAGCAAGCTGGTAGAAGAGACTATCGCAGGTGCAAACATCGTTGCTCATCACGATAGTGTACAAGCGGCCAAGCCATGGTTCGAGCAAAATCCTGAAGTAGACCTCGTGTTCCTGGATATACACCTCGCAGACGGATCAGCCTTCGATCTGCTGAAGATGGTCAAGATCAACGCACCTATTGTATTCACAACTGCTTATGATCAATATGCACTCGAAGCATTCAAATCATCGAGCGTAGGTTATCTTTTAAAGCCGGTGAAAAAAGAAGAGTTGAAAAGTGCGCTTGAAAAGTTAGACGAGTTTAAAAAGATGTTTAGTAAGGCAGAAGAGAAATTGCTGCAAACGTTTTCGCAGGCCGAGTATAAAAAGCGTTTTGTTATACGTTTTGGCGAGCATATCAAGACGTTGAATGTAGAAGATATTGCGTACTGCTACAGCGAGAATAAAGCAACCTATGCCAGGACATTTGAAGGTCGTACCTTTCCTATGGATCATAATCTCGACGCCCTGGAGCACATGCTCGATCCCCAGGTTTTTTTCCGCATCAACAGGCAGTACCTTATCAACCTGAAGTCTATCGATGAAATGAAAACTTATAGCAAAGCTCGTGTCATCGTGACGCTAAAGCCCACGGTAAAGGAGCAGCCCATTGTTAGCTCAGAGCGTGCTGCTGATTTCAAACAATGGCTTGCAGGTGAACTGTAG
- a CDS encoding OB-fold protein — protein MKRKKWPLILVFVGALVAIGAGVGVVMWNKAPEKVEDSKGIPVTATQLCTDFSTDEAKANQKYLNKALEVTGTVSEITKNQDGIPVVIVQGDDPTLNVQCTMREKDVVLETGKTVTVKGFCSGNTMFDVLLTDCIVK, from the coding sequence ATGAAAAGAAAAAAATGGCCGCTGATACTTGTTTTTGTTGGAGCGCTTGTAGCAATAGGAGCGGGCGTTGGAGTGGTAATGTGGAACAAGGCACCTGAGAAGGTAGAGGATAGTAAGGGTATTCCAGTTACAGCTACGCAACTCTGTACAGATTTCAGCACGGACGAAGCAAAAGCGAACCAGAAGTATCTGAATAAAGCTCTTGAAGTTACCGGCACGGTGAGTGAGATCACAAAAAACCAGGATGGTATCCCGGTGGTGATCGTACAGGGAGATGACCCTACACTGAATGTGCAATGTACGATGCGCGAAAAAGATGTAGTGCTGGAAACGGGTAAGACGGTAACGGTTAAGGGATTTTGCTCTGGTAATACAATGTTCGACGTGTTGTTGACAGATTGTATTGTCAAATAG
- a CDS encoding c-type cytochrome domain-containing protein yields MRKVFLFIALAAMIGTGCKHENTPQPSGAPTPTPNPGPNPNPNPNPTSVDTVLCFQRDILPIFLSNCAMSGCHDAVSKQDGFQFTDYNSIVSKEFVSGNANETELFEKITEDNDDKRMPPPPRPGLTATQIALIKRWINEGAKNTTCSSGCDSTNFKYSSAIKPLTEQYCRGCHNSAAASGGIMLDSYDGVKTVALNGRMLGAIKHLTGYQAMPQGGSKLSDCQILQVEKWIAAGAQNN; encoded by the coding sequence ATGAGAAAGGTTTTTTTGTTTATCGCTTTGGCTGCAATGATCGGAACTGGGTGTAAACACGAGAACACGCCTCAACCATCAGGCGCCCCGACGCCAACACCCAATCCTGGCCCTAATCCCAATCCAAATCCAAATCCAACATCTGTTGATACAGTTCTTTGTTTTCAGCGAGACATATTGCCTATATTTTTGTCAAACTGCGCGATGAGTGGTTGCCACGATGCTGTAAGCAAGCAGGATGGCTTCCAGTTCACCGATTACAACTCTATTGTGAGCAAAGAGTTTGTTTCAGGCAATGCCAACGAAACAGAATTGTTTGAAAAGATAACGGAAGACAATGACGATAAGCGCATGCCACCGCCTCCACGCCCGGGACTGACGGCCACGCAAATAGCGCTGATAAAAAGATGGATAAACGAAGGGGCAAAAAATACAACGTGTAGCAGTGGTTGTGATTCGACCAATTTCAAGTATTCTTCGGCTATTAAACCGCTTACGGAGCAGTACTGCAGGGGGTGTCACAATTCAGCCGCAGCATCTGGCGGAATTATGTTGGATAGTTATGATGGTGTTAAAACAGTAGCACTGAATGGCCGGATGTTGGGCGCTATCAAACATTTGACGGGGTACCAGGCAATGCCGCAGGGAGGGAGTAAATTGTCAGATTGCCAGATATTGCAGGTAGAAAAATGGATAGCTGCAGGGGCGCAGAATAACTAA
- a CDS encoding YceI family protein — MKKMMIVAVLVCSSTTLFAQKYMTRTGKASFFSATSLENIEAFNNEVAGIVDSKSGDVVFQVPIKSFKFEKALMQEHFNENYMESDKFPKAEFKGKIVDLSGVNFSKDGTYNVKTNGKLTIHGVTRDVSMPGTVVVKGNTATVSSKFNVKTADYNISIPKMVEGKVAKTIEVTVNSILTQK, encoded by the coding sequence ATGAAAAAGATGATGATCGTAGCGGTTTTGGTATGCAGCTCCACAACCCTATTTGCCCAGAAATACATGACACGCACAGGCAAAGCCTCTTTCTTTTCAGCTACATCTTTAGAGAATATCGAGGCATTCAATAACGAGGTGGCCGGAATTGTTGATTCGAAATCAGGTGATGTTGTTTTCCAGGTGCCTATCAAAAGCTTTAAATTTGAAAAGGCGCTGATGCAAGAGCACTTTAATGAGAACTATATGGAAAGCGATAAGTTTCCTAAAGCAGAATTTAAGGGAAAGATCGTAGATCTAAGTGGTGTTAACTTTTCTAAAGACGGCACTTACAACGTAAAGACGAATGGTAAGCTTACCATACACGGCGTAACACGCGATGTTAGCATGCCCGGCACCGTTGTAGTAAAAGGCAACACTGCTACTGTAAGTTCAAAATTCAATGTAAAGACAGCAGATTACAATATCTCGATACCTAAAATGGTGGAAGGAAAAGTGGCGAAGACAATAGAGGTAACGGTAAACAGTATTCTAACTCAAAAGTAA
- a CDS encoding DUF5777 family beta-barrel protein: MRLTSAILFTALVVVSTPSVLFAQDDKKKQQTEEKDSSDDLMNMLEEEGNAAPKKKEYVSATFKSTRVINGHSIENTPKGVLDFRVSHRFGPVNSGLRDFFGLDAANTMIGFDYGVTDWLMVGLNRSTYQKEIGGFAKVKLLRQTESNSMPVSLSYMGGVSVQTMPAPVYSAVVDSATGDTVIPQYHFTNRLYFVNQLILAKKFSNVFSLQLMPTHIHYNLVPTRDEPNNIFALGIGGRVKLSNRISLTGEYYYRFNELNGYHNSVSLGMDIETGGHVFQLMLTNAIAMTERAFIGQSSDDWFDGGIHFGFNISRVFTIVRPKGFETSRNKIW; encoded by the coding sequence ATGCGCCTCACATCAGCAATTCTATTCACAGCATTGGTGGTAGTTTCAACACCATCAGTGCTGTTTGCACAAGACGATAAAAAAAAGCAGCAAACTGAGGAGAAAGATTCATCGGACGATCTGATGAATATGCTGGAGGAAGAAGGAAATGCCGCTCCAAAGAAAAAAGAATACGTATCAGCGACATTCAAGTCTACGCGCGTTATTAACGGCCATAGTATCGAGAATACACCGAAAGGTGTCCTCGATTTTCGCGTGAGCCACCGCTTTGGTCCTGTTAATTCTGGCTTGAGGGATTTCTTCGGCCTGGATGCTGCCAATACCATGATCGGGTTCGATTATGGTGTTACAGACTGGTTGATGGTTGGCCTGAACAGGAGTACTTATCAAAAAGAAATTGGTGGTTTTGCAAAGGTGAAATTGTTGCGCCAGACGGAGAGCAATTCGATGCCTGTATCACTGAGCTATATGGGTGGTGTGTCTGTACAAACCATGCCTGCTCCCGTATATTCTGCAGTAGTAGACAGTGCAACAGGCGACACGGTGATCCCGCAATACCATTTTACCAACAGGCTCTATTTTGTAAACCAGTTGATACTGGCCAAAAAGTTCAGCAATGTGTTCTCGCTTCAACTGATGCCGACTCATATCCATTACAACCTGGTGCCTACGCGGGATGAGCCGAATAACATATTTGCACTTGGTATTGGAGGACGCGTAAAACTGTCTAACCGTATTTCGCTCACAGGTGAATACTACTACCGTTTTAATGAACTGAATGGTTACCACAACTCGGTGTCGCTGGGTATGGACATCGAGACCGGCGGACACGTATTCCAGCTGATGCTGACCAATGCAATTGCTATGACGGAACGTGCGTTCATTGGCCAAAGTTCAGACGATTGGTTTGATGGTGGCATCCACTTCGGATTCAACATTTCGCGTGTGTTCACTATTGTAAGGCCGAAAGGTTTTGAGACTTCACGCAACAAGATCTGGTAA
- a CDS encoding DinB family protein, protein MKHTATQLLNTMQQALPLLRTIADAEASIKPAPGKWSKKEIIGHLVDSAANNQQKFVRTIMHTEHDFPPYAQDEWVAVQRYNDASWQNILNLWEDYNIHLAHIIQHLPADALQHTISIGGKGPFTLEFIAQDYVEHLKHHLKAVLPEAEFLGNYFKNVY, encoded by the coding sequence ATGAAACACACAGCCACGCAACTACTCAACACCATGCAGCAGGCGCTGCCGCTGCTAAGAACGATCGCAGATGCAGAAGCCTCCATCAAACCGGCACCGGGAAAATGGTCTAAAAAAGAGATCATCGGCCACCTGGTAGACTCGGCAGCCAACAACCAGCAAAAGTTCGTACGCACCATCATGCATACCGAGCATGATTTCCCACCCTATGCGCAGGACGAATGGGTGGCAGTGCAGCGTTACAACGACGCCTCCTGGCAAAACATCCTGAACCTGTGGGAAGATTACAATATTCATTTGGCCCATATCATTCAGCACCTGCCAGCAGATGCGTTGCAACACACGATATCCATAGGCGGCAAAGGTCCATTTACACTTGAATTCATTGCACAGGACTATGTGGAGCATTTGAAACACCACCTGAAGGCAGTGCTACCGGAAGCAGAGTTCCTCGGTAATTATTTTAAGAACGTCTATTAG
- a CDS encoding S41 family peptidase: MRFSTLRILGCLLALSFTSNAIAQERSDYTPGMQFTAEQLKEDLHVLHETLTELDPALYRYKTKKQVDSMFVAQSAHINQPMTEEAFRKDIVLPAIVFLQDLHFVVYPSRAAEAYLAENGYYFPFDIKIANGKMYLWVNHSEKPEIAAKHVTEVLKINNVPASTIINKLKQYIVADGAATQTKKLRDIEASFRSYYSIAYGRPQQFDLQIKEYPEGKTSNVKVPAAKWRTIEDSRTRQHIGQTPPPGFLLFTDGQTAVLTLRSFDPNVFGMTDAQLEKFIDSSFAVVNEVKVKNLVLDIRGNYGGRMNYPGKVYSHLTDSDFKFIDRVELRYPHMFPSVVHTSLGRSFLTNTYGMRLDTVLKGDSIYVWDTYQWTFVQKPSKTPFTGKLYVLADGYTFSTTGLLASMLRAKRNNTVFIGEETGGAFEGCSGNLPMVMLPNSQLRVHFPIRKFVSPAASHPETNKGQNARGVIPDIEVNATIDQLLSGDDPVYNRAMQLINK; the protein is encoded by the coding sequence ATGCGATTTTCGACTTTACGCATCTTAGGCTGTTTACTGGCTCTATCCTTCACTAGCAATGCGATTGCCCAGGAACGTTCGGACTACACTCCCGGAATGCAATTCACTGCGGAGCAATTGAAAGAAGACCTGCATGTGCTGCATGAAACACTGACAGAACTAGACCCTGCACTTTATCGTTATAAAACAAAGAAGCAGGTTGACTCGATGTTTGTAGCGCAATCGGCGCATATCAACCAGCCGATGACCGAAGAAGCTTTTAGAAAAGATATCGTATTACCTGCGATCGTTTTTCTGCAAGACCTGCATTTTGTTGTGTACCCTTCGCGTGCAGCTGAAGCTTACCTCGCAGAGAATGGATACTACTTTCCTTTCGATATCAAGATCGCAAATGGCAAAATGTATCTCTGGGTAAACCACTCGGAGAAACCTGAAATTGCTGCTAAGCATGTAACCGAAGTATTGAAGATCAACAATGTTCCGGCATCCACCATCATCAACAAGCTAAAGCAGTATATCGTAGCCGATGGTGCAGCTACACAAACAAAGAAGTTGCGCGATATCGAAGCTTCATTCCGCAGTTACTACAGCATAGCCTACGGAAGACCACAACAATTCGACCTCCAGATAAAAGAATATCCTGAAGGCAAAACAAGTAATGTAAAAGTGCCTGCTGCAAAGTGGCGAACGATTGAAGACAGCAGGACAAGACAACACATCGGCCAAACGCCCCCTCCGGGATTTCTACTTTTTACAGATGGACAAACAGCGGTATTAACGTTACGCAGCTTCGACCCGAATGTATTTGGCATGACGGATGCACAGTTGGAAAAGTTCATCGACTCCAGCTTTGCTGTTGTAAACGAAGTGAAAGTAAAAAACCTGGTGCTCGACATACGCGGCAACTATGGTGGCCGGATGAATTATCCCGGCAAAGTTTACAGCCATCTTACTGATAGTGATTTCAAATTTATAGATAGGGTTGAATTACGCTATCCCCACATGTTCCCTTCGGTAGTGCATACATCGCTTGGCAGAAGTTTCCTGACCAATACTTATGGCATGCGTTTAGACACAGTGTTGAAAGGCGATAGCATTTATGTATGGGACACTTACCAGTGGACCTTCGTCCAAAAGCCGTCTAAGACACCATTTACAGGCAAGCTGTATGTACTGGCTGATGGATATACATTCTCGACTACCGGCTTGTTGGCTTCTATGCTAAGGGCAAAGAGGAATAACACTGTTTTCATTGGAGAAGAAACAGGCGGCGCATTTGAAGGGTGCAGCGGCAACCTGCCTATGGTGATGTTGCCGAACTCGCAGCTGAGGGTTCACTTTCCTATTCGTAAATTCGTATCTCCGGCTGCAAGCCACCCGGAGACAAATAAAGGCCAGAATGCGCGTGGCGTGATACCTGACATTGAGGTAAACGCCACCATAGACCAGCTACTTTCCGGCGACGACCCTGTTTACAACAGGGCGATGCAATTGATCAACAAATAA
- the mdh gene encoding malate dehydrogenase — protein MKVTVVGAGAVGATCADNIARKELVEELVLVDIKEGFAEGKALDIMQTASLLGFDTRVIGSTNDYSKTANSDVCVITSGIPRKPGMTREELIGTNAKIVEGVAKSLLEYSPNAIIVVISNPMDTMTYLTLKATGLPKNRIIGMGGILDSARFKCYLQAALDCSPNDLHGVVIGGHGDTTMIPLTRLATLNGTPVSNFLSAEQLKQISADTMVGGATLTKLLGTSAWYAPGAAGAALVESIIRNEKKVFPCCVSLEGEYGQNDICLGVPVVVGRNGWEKIIDYKLNAEEQELFNKSAEAVRNMNQVLDTLVA, from the coding sequence ATGAAAGTAACCGTAGTGGGTGCAGGCGCAGTAGGCGCAACTTGCGCTGACAACATTGCCCGCAAAGAATTGGTAGAAGAGCTGGTGCTCGTTGACATTAAAGAAGGTTTTGCTGAAGGTAAAGCTCTCGACATTATGCAAACAGCATCGTTGCTGGGCTTTGACACACGTGTTATAGGCAGCACGAACGACTATAGCAAAACTGCTAACTCTGACGTTTGCGTTATCACTTCTGGTATTCCCCGCAAACCAGGTATGACCCGCGAAGAACTGATCGGCACTAACGCTAAGATCGTTGAAGGTGTTGCGAAAAGCCTGCTCGAGTATTCACCTAATGCTATCATCGTGGTGATCAGCAACCCAATGGATACTATGACTTACCTGACGCTGAAAGCTACAGGCCTTCCTAAGAACCGTATCATTGGTATGGGCGGTATCCTGGACAGCGCACGTTTCAAATGCTACCTGCAAGCTGCACTGGATTGCTCTCCAAACGACCTGCACGGTGTTGTGATCGGTGGTCACGGTGATACTACCATGATACCTCTTACTCGCCTGGCTACGCTGAACGGTACTCCGGTTAGCAACTTCCTGAGCGCAGAACAACTGAAACAAATTTCTGCCGACACAATGGTGGGCGGTGCTACCCTGACCAAACTGCTGGGTACATCTGCATGGTATGCACCAGGTGCTGCAGGAGCTGCACTGGTTGAAAGCATCATCCGCAACGAAAAGAAAGTATTCCCTTGCTGCGTATCGCTGGAAGGTGAGTACGGTCAAAACGATATCTGCCTGGGCGTACCTGTAGTAGTAGGTCGCAACGGTTGGGAAAAAATTATCGATTACAAACTGAATGCTGAAGAGCAAGAACTGTTCAACAAATCGGCTGAAGCAGTACGCAACATGAACCAGGTACTGGATACACTGGTAGCGTAA
- a CDS encoding pyridoxamine 5'-phosphate oxidase family protein, with amino-acid sequence MGNTKNLEQKEAIEKMKKMAKDVDICMFCTQLAQTPFEVRPMSTQGVDDEGNFWFFSGKDSDKDREIKQDDKVQLPYADRNNSEYMTVFGHADVLYDRQKIEELWKPHAKAWFTEGKDDPNISVIRVRPEQGYYWDTKHGGMVAYFKMMVSAAVGKTMDDSIDGSIKP; translated from the coding sequence ATGGGCAATACCAAAAACCTGGAGCAGAAAGAAGCCATTGAAAAAATGAAGAAAATGGCCAAAGATGTAGACATATGCATGTTTTGCACACAATTGGCTCAAACACCGTTCGAAGTGCGGCCCATGAGTACGCAGGGTGTGGATGACGAGGGGAATTTTTGGTTCTTCAGTGGGAAAGACAGCGACAAGGACCGCGAGATCAAACAGGATGACAAAGTTCAGCTGCCGTATGCCGACAGGAACAACTCAGAATACATGACCGTTTTTGGCCATGCAGACGTGCTCTACGACCGTCAGAAAATTGAAGAACTGTGGAAGCCGCACGCTAAAGCCTGGTTTACAGAAGGTAAAGATGATCCCAATATCAGCGTCATCAGGGTCAGGCCCGAACAAGGATATTATTGGGATACCAAACATGGCGGCATGGTGGCATATTTTAAAATGATGGTATCGGCTGCGGTGGGCAAAACCATGGACGACAGCATTGACGGGAGCATAAAACCCTAA